A genomic segment from Canis lupus dingo isolate Sandy chromosome 23, ASM325472v2, whole genome shotgun sequence encodes:
- the LOC112668856 gene encoding adipocyte plasma membrane-associated protein, translating to MSEADGLRQRRPLRPQIVTDDGQAPAAKDGSSFSGRVFLVTFLMLAVSLTVPLLGAMLLLDSPIDPQPLSFKEPPLLLGVLQPNTKLQQAERLFENQLIGPESIANIGDVMFTGTADGRLVKLENGEVETIARFGSGPCKTRDDEPACGRLLGIRAGPNGTLFVADAYKGLFEVNPWKREVKLLVSSEIPIEGRKMSFVNDLTITQDGKKIYFTDSSSKWQRRDYLLLVMEGTDDGRLLEYDMETKEVKVLLDQLRFPNGVQLSPEEDFVLVAETTMARIRRFYVSGLMKGGADLFVENLPGFPDNIRPSSSGGYWVGMATIRSNPGFSMLDFLSERPYIKRMIFKLFSQETVMKFVPRYSLVLELSNSGAFRRSLHDPTGQVASYVSEVHEYNGHLYLGSFRAPFLCRLSLQSV from the exons CTCCTTTAGTGGCCGTGTGTTCCTAGTGACCTTCTTGATGCTGGCTGTCTCTCTCACGGTTCCCCTGCTCGGAGCCATGCTGCTGCTGGATTCTCCCATAGACCCACAGCCTCTCAG CTTCAAAGAACCCCCTCTCTTGCTTGGTGTTCTCCAACCAAATACGAAGTTACAACAGGCGGAAAGGCTATTTGAAAATCAACTTATTGGACCAGAGTCCATAGCAAATATTGGGG atgtgATGTTTACTGGTACAGCAGATGGCCGGCTTGTAAAACTTGAAAATGGTGAAGTAGAGACCATCGCCCGGTTTGGTTCAGGCCCATGCA AAACCCGAGATGATGAGCCTGCTTGTGGGAGGCTCCTGGGTATCCGGGCGGGACCCAATGGAACCCTATTTGTGGCTGATGCATATAAGGGACTATTTGAAGTAAATCCTTGGAAAC GTGAAGTGAAACTGCTCGTCTCCTCTGAGATACCCATTGAGGGGAGGAAAATGTCCTTTGTGAATGATCTTACAATCACTCAGGATGGGAAGAAGATTTATTTTACGGATTCTAGCAGCAAATGGCAGAGACGAGATTATCTGCTTCTGGTTATGGAGGGAACGGATGATGGGCG TCTGCTAGAGTATGACATGGAGACCAAGGAAGTGAAGGTTTTACTGGACCAGTTGCGGTTCCCTAATGGAGTGCAGCTTTCTCCTGAAGAGGACTTTGTCCTGGTGGCTGAGACGACAATGGCGAGGATAAGAAG ATTCTACGTGTCAGGCCTGATGAAGGGAGGGGCTGATCTGTTCGTGGAGAACCTGCCTGGATTTCCAGACAACATCAGACCCAGCAGCTCTGGAGGGTACTGGGTCGGCATGGCAACCATTCGCTCCAACCCTGGGTTTTCTATGTTGGATTTCTTATCTGAGAGACCCtatattaaaagaatgatttttaag CTGTTTAGTCAGGAGACTGTGATGAAGTTTGTACCACGGTACAGCCTCGTACTAGAACTCAGCAACAGCGGGGCCTTCCGGAGAAGCTTGCACGATCCCACTGGGCAGGTGGCCTCCTACGTCAGCGAAGTGCACGAGTACAACGGGCACCTATACCTGGGCTCCTTCAGGGCCCCCTTCCTCTGCAGACTCAGCCTCCAGTCTGTCTAG